The Setaria viridis chromosome 6, Setaria_viridis_v4.0, whole genome shotgun sequence genome contains a region encoding:
- the LOC117860549 gene encoding VIN3-like protein 2, which produces MDPGKHNGMSLMDKRQLVYEVARWPQGAVEILQCWTRRDLLELICVELGKERKYTNVPKSKMIAYLLKLVSRNSGQLKDGNAEAMLSGQDNKDETQMKECEEQVQHSLKTANPDSSMRREARAGTVVCSNVACQAIRNAGDKYCKRCSCCICNKYDDNKDPSLWLVCSSDNPYSGCSCGISCHLKCALKNKKAGIVKNGCNKLDCSFYCVSCGKINWLMRSLRKQLAIAREARRVDMLCERLSLSHKMVKGSEHYKEIASIISSAVKTLEKEVGGALDQVSAIMGRGIVNRLSCSAEVQNLCSSALEIVDSTVDNILEFELNDNPQVLGPQPRILFDEITPFSLVIVLKYQDNIGKEHIDGCKVWHRSAKVLNYSSEPTCHILRPNTRSLVSGLSPSTEYFFKVLPFGSIQGFTEQEAKCTTRSLDQGSSQCSTQNSESVCLKEDSVQHQKKDLNLQNHQRAIQHDSPKGSTNSSENNLSCDRYSKRAKIARLDGASDNDESQLPPTSEVLPFPSSNSSPSEAPSKPDVLIGTPDSSSKNYVEQQYEYCVKVIRWLEHEGHMDSDFRVKFLTWFSLKATAQDRRIVGAFVDALIGDPPSLVAQLVDAFMDVVCIKEKPPQPQQKGACCKLWH; this is translated from the exons ATGGATCCAGGAAAACACAATGGGATGAGCCTGATGGACAAGAGACAACTAGTATACGAAGTTGCAAGATGGCCGCAAGGTGCCGTGGAGATTCTTCAGTGCTGGACCCGCAGGGATCTTCTTGAGCTTATATGTGTGGAGCTGGGCAAGGAGAGGAAGTACACCAATGTTCCAAAATCTAAGATGATTGCCTATCTCTTGAAATTAGTTTCACGAAACAGTGGACAACTCAAGGATGGTAATGCAGAGGCTATGTTATCAGGGCAGGATAACAAAGATGAAACACAAATGAAAGAATGTGAGGAGCAAGTACAGCATTCACTCAAAACTGCAAACCCTGACTCATCAATGCGCAGAGAGGCTCGAGCTGGTACAGTGGTGTGCAGCAATGTTGCATGCCAAGCCATACGGAATGCAGGCGATAAATATTGCAAGCGTTGCTCTTGTTGCATTTGCAATAAATATGATGATAACAAAGATCCTAGCCTATGGTTGGTTTGCAGCTCCGATAATCCATACAGTGGTTGTTCATGTGGTATCTCTTGTCACTTAAAGTGTGCTCTAAAGAATAAAAAAGCTGGCATTGTCAAGAATGGGTGCAACAAGTTGGATTGTAGTTTCTACTGTGTTAGCTGCGGGAAGATCAACTGGCTAATGAG GAGTCTGCGGAAACAACTTGCAATTGCCAGGGAGGCAAGAAGAGTTGATATGCTTTGTGAGAGGCTGTCATTGAGCCATAAAATGGTAAAAGGGTCTGAACATTACAAGGAAATAGCAAGCATAATCAGCTCAGCTGTGAAAACACTTGAGAAAGAAGTTGGTGGTGCGTTGGATCAAGTTTCTGCAATCATGGGGCGTGGCATTGTGAACCGGCTTAGTTGTAGCGCTGAAGTTCAGAACCTTTGTTCAAGTGCATTAGAAATTGTAGACTCCACAGTGGATAACATCTTGGAGTTTGAGTTGAATGATAATCCTCAAGTCCTAG GTCCCCAACCCCGAATCCTTTTTGATGAGATCACTCCATTTTCTTTGGTTATTGTGTTGAAATATCAGGATAACATTGGTAAGGAGCACATTGATGGTTGCAAAGTTTGGCATCGAAGTGCTAAGGTTCTCAACTATTCATCAGAACCCACATGCCACATACTGAGACCAAATACTAGGAGCCTGGTTTCTGGTCTAAGCCCTTCAACTGAATACTTCTTCAAGGTTTTGCCTTTTGGCAGCATACAGGGGTTTACTGAGCAGGAGGCAAAATGCACTACACGGAGCCTGGACCAAGGCAGCAGCCAGTGTTCAACTCAGAATTCTGAGAGTGTGTGCCTCAAAGAGGATTCAGTGCAGCATCAGAAAAAGGATTTGAATTTGCAGAATCATCAGAGAGCCATTCAACATGATTCACCTAAGGGTTCTACAAATTCAAGTGAGAACAATTTATCCTGTGACCGGTATTCTAAGCGGGCTAAGATCGCAAGGTTAGATGGTGCAAGTGACAATGATGAAAGCCAATTGCCGCCAACATCTGAAGTTTTACCATTCCCGAGCTCCAACTCCTCTCCTTCGGAAGCTCCAAGCAAACCCGACGTGCTTATTGGCACCCCAGATTCGTCCTCCAAGAATTATGTGGAGCAGCAGTACGAGTACTGCGTGAAGGTGATCAGGTGGCTGGAGCACGAAGGACACATGGACAGCGACTTCCGTGTAAAATTTCTCACTTGGTTCAGCCTAAAGGCAACAGCGCAGGACAGACGAATCGTGGGCGCTTTCGTAGATGCCCTCATTGGCGATCCTCCGAGCTTGGTCGCCCAACTGGTCGATGCATTCATGGATGTCGTCTGCATCAAGGAGAAGCCCCCTCAGCCGCAACAGAAGGGTGCATGCTGCAAGCTTTGGCACTAG
- the LOC117862255 gene encoding 26S proteasome non-ATPase regulatory subunit 8 homolog A — MDPKLTEVAQMFARFKAAYARNDLDACVTLLSQLKVQLTKFPSLPPLFQQAPNSVEELKLARDIYEHAVVLSVKLEDQDAFERDFCQLKPYYMDTCGIIPPSPEEYPILGLNLLRLLVQNRIAEFHTELELLPVKALEHPCIKHAVELEQSFMEGAYNRVLSARQAVPHETYVYFMDLLAKTVRDEIAGCSEKGYDSLSISDAKQMLMFSSDQELNQYITEEHPEWEIKNGSVFFQKAKESQPCKEIPSLQLINQTLSYARELERIV; from the exons atggATCCGAAGCTGACGGAGGTGGCCCAGATGTTCGCCCGCTTCAAGGCGGCGTACGCCCGCAACGACCTCGACGCCTGCGTCACCCTCCTCTCGCAGCTCAAG GTCCAGCTCACCAAATTCCCCAGCCTTCCGCCGTTGTTTCAGCAGGCACCCAACTCTGTGGAGgagctcaaacttgcaa GGGACATTTATGAGCATGCGGTTGTTTTGAGTGTGAAACTTGAGGACCAAGATGCATTTGAACGCGATTTCTGCCAACTGAAGCCTTATTACATGGACACATG TGGCATAATTCCCCCCTCACCGGAAGAGTACCCAATTTTGGGGCTCAATCTTCTGAGGCTGTTGGTCCAGAATAGAATTGCAGAGTTCCACACCGAGCTGGAGCTTTTGCCTGTCAAGGCACTTGAGCATCCTTGCATCAAGCATGCTGTGGAGCTTGAGCAATCCTTTATGGAGGGCGCCTACAACCGAGTGTTGAGCGCTCGGCAGGCTGTGCCGCACGAGACCTATGTTTACTTCATGGACCTTCTTGCCAAAACAGTTAG AGATGAGATCGCTGGGTGCAGCGAGAAGGGTTATGATTCCCTATCCATAAGTGATGCCAAACAAATGCTGATGTTCAGTTCGGACCAAGAACTGAACCAGTACATCACAGAG GAGCACCCGGAGTGGGAGATAAAGAACGGCTCTGTCTTCTTCCAGAAGGCCAAGGAGTCGCAGCCCTGCAAGGAGATTCCGTCCTTGCAGCTAATCAACCAGACCCTCAGCTACGCTCGGGAGCTGGAGCGCATTGTATGA